In one Burkholderiales bacterium GJ-E10 genomic region, the following are encoded:
- a CDS encoding porphyrin biosynthesis protein gives MKTLSWGVALAALAAALAWLLHATEGAVIALAPPWRVDASLDLVLLLALFTLWLAYLAGRLVQRAKDFPERVQAYRERRSDWGAQRGLVVALKALLEGRFARAERAAERVQGYPQIAGLAALLGARAAHRMQEYARRDQWLERAAEDPELATARSVVSAELWAEQRENLRVLQTIEAMQQTGARHIHVLRMAAVAHLQLGHWDDALRIVRALEKHRGLPAPACAAYKAMAYRGLLQDADGADLFSRAWTAVPPADRRAPDLALVAARAFTGFGMGAEAARVIEDALEAGWNESLLDEYGRCAAADGRASLARAERWLAQHGPSVALLRCLGRICLREQLWGKARAYLEDARRLAPAPETSLALGELADAVADPEAAAQAYREAALGFADRPPPPAAGVERLPRRETSL, from the coding sequence GTGAAGACCCTGTCGTGGGGCGTGGCGCTGGCGGCGCTGGCGGCGGCGCTGGCGTGGCTGCTGCACGCGACCGAGGGCGCGGTCATCGCGCTTGCGCCGCCGTGGCGGGTCGACGCGTCGCTCGACCTCGTCCTGCTCCTCGCACTGTTCACGCTGTGGCTGGCGTATCTCGCCGGGCGTCTGGTGCAGCGCGCCAAGGATTTTCCCGAGCGGGTGCAGGCCTACCGCGAGCGCCGCAGCGACTGGGGGGCGCAGCGTGGCCTGGTGGTCGCGCTCAAGGCTCTGCTCGAAGGGCGGTTCGCACGCGCCGAGCGCGCGGCCGAACGGGTCCAGGGCTACCCGCAGATCGCCGGTCTCGCCGCGCTGCTCGGGGCGCGCGCGGCGCACCGCATGCAGGAATATGCCCGCCGGGACCAGTGGCTGGAGCGTGCCGCCGAAGATCCCGAGCTTGCCACGGCCCGCAGCGTGGTGAGCGCGGAGCTTTGGGCCGAACAGCGGGAAAATCTGCGCGTGCTGCAGACCATCGAGGCGATGCAGCAGACGGGGGCACGGCATATCCATGTCCTGCGCATGGCGGCGGTGGCGCATCTGCAACTGGGCCATTGGGACGACGCGCTGCGGATCGTGCGCGCGCTGGAGAAACACCGCGGCCTGCCGGCACCGGCCTGCGCGGCCTACAAGGCGATGGCGTATCGCGGCCTGCTGCAGGACGCCGACGGGGCGGATCTCTTCTCTCGTGCCTGGACTGCGGTGCCGCCGGCCGATCGGCGCGCGCCGGACCTTGCGCTGGTTGCGGCGCGCGCGTTCACCGGGTTCGGCATGGGAGCCGAGGCGGCGAGGGTGATCGAAGACGCGCTGGAGGCGGGCTGGAACGAGTCCCTGCTCGACGAGTATGGCCGCTGCGCCGCGGCCGACGGCCGCGCGTCGCTGGCCCGGGCGGAACGCTGGCTGGCGCAGCACGGCCCATCGGTCGCGTTGCTGCGGTGCCTGGGCCGGATCTGCCTGCGGGAGCAACTGTGGGGGAAAGCCCGGGCATACCTGGAGGACGCCCGGCGACTCGCACCGGCGCCGGAGACTTCGCTGGCGCTGGGCGAACTTGCCGACGCGGTGGCGGATCCGGAAGCGGCCGCGCAGGCCTACCGGGAAGCGGCCCTCGGCTTCGCCGACCGGCCACCGCCTCCGGCGGCCGGAGTCGAACGCCTGCCCCGGCGCGAAACCAGCCTGTAG
- a CDS encoding inorganic pyrophosphatase → MSLSKVGPGNALPDEFNVVIEIPMNADPIKYEVDKETGALFVDRFIGAAMHYPCNYGYIPHTLGEDGDPLDVLVITPFPLHQGVVVRCRPLGVLNMEDESGGDAKLLAVPTDKILPWYKHWRSPQDLAPERLTQIQHFFEHYKDLEAGKWVKVLGWSGSDAARAEILTSVERYQSAAVKPAF, encoded by the coding sequence ATGAGTCTCAGCAAGGTAGGCCCCGGCAACGCGCTGCCGGACGAATTCAACGTCGTCATCGAAATTCCCATGAATGCCGACCCGATCAAGTACGAGGTCGACAAGGAAACCGGGGCGCTGTTCGTCGATCGCTTCATCGGCGCGGCGATGCACTATCCCTGCAACTACGGCTACATTCCCCACACGCTGGGCGAGGACGGAGATCCGCTCGACGTGCTGGTGATCACGCCGTTTCCGCTGCACCAGGGCGTGGTCGTGCGCTGCCGGCCGCTGGGCGTGCTCAACATGGAGGACGAAAGCGGCGGCGATGCGAAGCTGCTCGCCGTGCCCACCGACAAGATCCTGCCCTGGTACAAGCACTGGCGCTCGCCGCAGGATCTCGCGCCGGAACGGCTTACCCAGATCCAGCACTTTTTCGAGCATTACAAGGATCTCGAAGCCGGCAAGTGGGTCAAGGTCCTGGGGTGGTCGGGGTCGGACGCGGCGCGTGCCGAGATCCTGACGTCGGTCGAGCGCTATCAGTCGGCGGCGGTGAAGCCGGCGTTCTGA
- a CDS encoding NAD synthetase, whose protein sequence is MSSVRVAVAQIDCTVGDFAANRRRIVDAAAQAARAGADVLLTPELSISGYPPEDLLLRASFYAAADAALAALAQDLAQFPGLHAIVGHPMAQDGKRFNAASLLVGGTVAGVYHKHDLPNYDVFDERRYFTPGERPLVFAIRGTRFGLNICEDTWFPDAPRRAAAAGAQVLLVPNGSPFHLGKQALRQEVMRETVCANGLAVVYGNLVGGQDELVFDGGSFCLDAQGCLVAMAPQFTEHMLVVDFVDGVPQAGEIATPESPESQAYRALQRGIADYVGKNGFPGAIVGLSGGIDSALTLALACDALGAERVRAVMMPSRFTADISWLDARDMVARLGVRYDEIPIAPAFDSLLSMLEPEFAGRPWDATEENIQARVRGTVLMALSNKSGAIVLTTGNKSEMAVGYCTLYGDMAGGFAVIKDISKTLVYRLARYRNAISEVIPQRILDRPPSAELRAGQTDQDTLPPYEMLDAVIALYMEEGASAEEIVAAGYAEADVRRILRMIRLSEYKRRQAPVGIRVTHRAFGRDWRYPITNRFCED, encoded by the coding sequence ATGTCCTCGGTTCGCGTCGCGGTCGCGCAGATCGATTGCACAGTCGGCGATTTCGCCGCCAACCGGCGGCGGATCGTCGACGCGGCGGCGCAGGCCGCCCGCGCCGGTGCCGACGTGCTGCTTACACCGGAGCTGTCGATCTCCGGCTATCCGCCGGAAGATCTGCTGCTGCGCGCGTCGTTCTACGCCGCGGCCGACGCGGCGCTGGCCGCGTTGGCGCAGGACCTGGCGCAGTTCCCCGGCCTGCATGCCATCGTGGGTCATCCGATGGCGCAGGACGGCAAGCGCTTCAACGCCGCGTCGCTCCTCGTCGGGGGCACCGTCGCGGGCGTGTATCACAAGCATGACCTTCCCAATTACGATGTGTTCGACGAACGGCGCTATTTCACCCCGGGCGAGCGCCCGCTGGTGTTCGCGATCCGGGGCACCCGTTTCGGCTTGAACATCTGTGAAGACACCTGGTTCCCCGACGCGCCGCGGCGTGCCGCGGCGGCGGGAGCGCAGGTTCTGCTCGTTCCGAACGGGTCGCCCTTTCATCTCGGCAAGCAGGCCTTGCGCCAGGAGGTGATGCGGGAAACGGTGTGCGCGAACGGCCTGGCGGTGGTCTATGGCAACCTCGTCGGCGGCCAGGACGAACTCGTGTTCGACGGCGGATCGTTCTGCCTCGACGCGCAGGGGTGCCTTGTGGCGATGGCGCCGCAGTTCACGGAGCACATGCTGGTCGTCGATTTCGTCGACGGCGTGCCGCAGGCCGGCGAGATCGCGACGCCGGAGTCGCCGGAGTCGCAGGCATATCGGGCGTTGCAGCGGGGAATCGCCGACTACGTCGGAAAGAACGGCTTCCCGGGGGCGATCGTCGGCCTCAGCGGCGGTATCGATTCGGCGCTGACCTTGGCACTGGCCTGCGATGCGCTCGGTGCCGAGCGGGTGCGCGCGGTGATGATGCCGTCGCGGTTCACCGCCGACATTTCCTGGCTCGATGCGCGCGACATGGTCGCACGGCTGGGGGTGCGGTACGACGAAATCCCGATCGCACCGGCCTTCGATTCCCTGCTTTCCATGCTGGAGCCGGAGTTCGCCGGCCGGCCGTGGGACGCGACCGAGGAGAACATCCAGGCGCGGGTGCGGGGCACCGTGCTCATGGCGCTGTCGAACAAGAGCGGCGCGATCGTGCTCACCACCGGCAACAAGAGCGAGATGGCGGTGGGGTATTGCACGCTCTACGGCGACATGGCAGGAGGATTCGCCGTCATCAAGGACATCAGCAAGACGCTCGTCTATCGCCTGGCTCGTTACCGCAATGCGATTTCCGAAGTGATCCCGCAGCGGATCCTCGACCGGCCTCCGAGCGCGGAGTTGCGGGCGGGGCAGACCGATCAGGACACGCTGCCGCCGTATGAAATGCTCGACGCGGTGATCGCGCTCTACATGGAAGAGGGCGCGAGTGCCGAGGAGATCGTCGCGGCGGGGTATGCCGAAGCCGATGTGCGGCGCATCCTGCGCATGATCCGCCTGAGCGAATACAAGCGGCGCCAGGCGCCGGTGGGGATCCGGGTGACGCACCGCGCGTTCGGGCGCGACTGGCGATATCCGATCACCAACCGCTTTTGCGAGGATTGA
- a CDS encoding nitrogen regulatory protein P-II, producing the protein MKLITAIIKPFKLDEVREALADVGVTGLTVTDVKGFGRQKGHTELYRGAEYVVDFLPKIKVDAVVSDAIVDRAVEAITRSARTGKIGDGKIFVQSVEQVVRIRTGESGESAI; encoded by the coding sequence GTGAAACTCATCACCGCCATCATCAAGCCGTTCAAACTCGACGAAGTGCGGGAGGCGCTCGCCGACGTCGGAGTCACGGGTCTCACGGTCACGGATGTCAAGGGCTTCGGTCGCCAGAAGGGGCACACCGAGCTCTACCGCGGCGCGGAATATGTCGTCGACTTCCTCCCGAAGATCAAGGTCGACGCCGTCGTGTCCGACGCGATCGTGGATCGAGCGGTGGAGGCGATCACCCGCTCGGCGCGCACCGGCAAGATCGGCGACGGCAAGATTTTCGTCCAGTCGGTCGAGCAAGTGGTGCGGATCCGGACCGGCGAGAGCGGCGAAAGCGCCATCTAG